Below is a window of Paenibacillus bovis DNA.
TAGGCTCCACCCACGCCGGCGCGAACCTCGATCAGACCGGCCTTTTTGAGCATGCTCATAATGCGGCGAATAACGACCGGATTCGTATTTACACTGGCTGCGATAAAGTCTCCGGTACATTCCAGCGGACACATATCGATCAGCGACAGGGTATGAACGGCCATGGAGAAGCGTGTACTGATTTGTTTCATTTGTATCACCACCGTTGTAACCAGTATAGTTACAATCAAACGCCATGTCAATATGTGTTAACTGTATTCGAACAGCCTATCTCTATACCGAAGCGGAATCTGTCTGCAGCTGCTCCACTGTAGTTCGGATAATCAGCTGCAGAGCACGTGACATCAGACTGATCGGCAAAGATGGCAGCGATGGCTTGTGCAGCGCCATCTCGGTCGACGCCGGGAAATGAACAAAGCCGGCCAGTACCCCCGGACGCTGCTGCTGCACATAATCGAGAATCCCATACATGGTATTGTTGCAAATAAAGGTGCCGGCTGTGTTGGAAATCTCGGCAGGTATGCCATTCTCCACGAGACGCTCGGTAATCCGTCGGATCGGCAGGGTCGCGAATAATCCATCGGGTCCACCTTCATGTATCGGTACATCCTGCGGCCGGGCATTGCGATTATCCGCATAGCTGGCACTCGGCTCTACACTTTTGATATTAACGGCGATCCGCTCCAGACTAACCGCGGTTCGTCCTTCTGCCAGTCCGCAGGCGATCACGGCATCTGGCTGGAACTCCTCCACCGCCTGAATCAGCAGCTCGACACACTCGTCATAATGTACCGGCAGCAGCAGCGTGCGCAGCTCCAGTGTCAAATCGGACCAGTTATGATCGGCAATCACTTCCAGCAGATATTCTGTCGGATTAATCGTATGTCCACCAAATGGCTCAAAGCCGGATACCAGTATTTTCATCATGCAGCCTCCCTTGTCATTCGTACGGATAATCACTAATTCGCAGCAGCAGGCCTATATTCCTCTTTTTCCCAGCAGACTTCTGCTGACAAAGGCTCTTCATCTCTTCTTTTGCAGCATCGATCTTCTATTTGACTTTGCCATATATTGAGGTATAATTATAATATGTTTGATAAAATATAATTTTGCAAAATAAAAAAAGGCAGGGAGATGAAATAATGTCGGTATATGATTATTCTGCTGCAACGATCGATAAGCAAGAAAAGTCTCTGGCGGATTACCAGGGCAAGGTACTGCTGATTGTGAATACAGCCAGCGGCTGTGGTCTGACTCCCCAGTACGAAGGATTGCAAAAGTTGTACGATACGTACAAGGATTCCGGGTTTGAAGTACTGGGCTTCCCATGCAACCAGTTTATGGGACAGGAACCGGGTACCGAAGAGGAAATCAAGGATTTCTGCCAGGTCAATTACAGCGTCAGCTTCCCATTATTCTCCAAAGTAGATGTCAAAGGTGACAACGCGCATCCATTGTACCGTCATCTCGTAGAAGCTGCACCCGAACCATCCCGTACCGGCGATATCGAGTGGAACTTTGCCAAATTCCTGGTGGATGGAAGCGGCAATGTCGTGAAGCAATACCCATCTCGCCTCGACCCTGCCGAAATCGAAGCCGATATTCAAAAAGTACTGGCTGGCGAATCCATTTCCTGACTTATCCTTTCCATTTCTGGGTAAATATACTTGGTTGAACATCACCGTCACATAGTCGGTATTTTATACTTATATTCCAATTCAGGAGGATGATGAATCATGGCATTAACATTTACAGATATGGTTACACAAGCTCGCAACAACGTTCCGGGTGTAACTTCCCAGGAAGCACGCGAGAAAATCAACAGCAATCCGAACACCCTCGTTATTGACGTACAGGATGCGGCAGATGCCGGTGCCTGCGGTCTGATCCCGAGCGGCGTAAATATTTCCCTGGGCATGCTGCCGATCCGTGCAGATCTGGGTGTACCTGCTGAGCTGCGCGATGAGCGTCTGAGCGATCGCAACCGTCCGGTTCTCGTAACCTGCGGTGCAGGCGGCCAAGCCGCACTGGGCGCGTATGCACTGAAGCTGATGGGCTTCACCGATGTAGCTTACATCGATGGCGGTACAGCAGCATGGAAACAAGCCGGCTTTGATGTAGAAGAAGCGTAAACCCCTTACGCTCTGCATTTCGGCACCCCTTTAACCCCAATAGATATAAATCCCCTGCAGAACACGACTGCAGGGGATTTTTGTTGCACTTATGAAGATGGGTATCTAAGTGTCTGAATCCAGGTGGATACACGCCTGTGTAGCAGTTTAGAAATCAATATGATCCGGGTCCGGACCTACGCGTACATTCTCGTTTATTGCGCTGATCTGCTCCATCTCCTGCGCGGACAGGGAAAAGTCGAAGATCGTGCCGTTCTCGATAATCCGCGATTCCGTGATCGACTTGGGAATCGTCACAATACCTCGCTGCAGATTCCAGCGCAGAATAATCTGGGCGATCGATCTGCCGTGAGCACCAGCAATATTCTGCAGTACCGGATGATCCAGCAATTGCCCCTGCATCAGCGGCGACCAGGATTCCAGCTGGATGCCATGCAAGGCGCAGAACTGCTGCAGCTCTATCTGGGTCAGCTTGGGATGCAGCTCCACCTGATTGATCACCGGCTTGATCTCTGCATCCTGCATCAGGTCCTCCAGATGATGAATCTGGAAATTGCTGACGCCGATTGCACGTACACGTCCCTGCTTGTACAGTGTCTCCAGCGCACGCCAGGCTTCCTTGTATTTGCCTGCGACCGGCCAGTGGATCAGATACAGATCCAGCTGCTTGAGTCCCAGTTTGTCCAAGCTTGCTTCATAAGCGGCCAGCGTCTCTTCGTATCCGAGATCCGCATTCCATACTTTGGAGGTGATGAACAGCTCGTCACGGGTGACAAGACCTTCCTCGATCACTTCCTTGATCGCCTGTCCGACACTGCTTTCATTTGCATAAATAGCAGCCGTATCGATACTCCGGTAGCCATGCTTCACTGCCGAACGAATAGCCTGTACGAGCGCTTCGCCCTCCTCCACCTTGAATACGCCGAGGCCCAGCCATGGCATGGATACCCCGTTATGAAGCTGTACCTTGTCCTGAATAGCAGCAGGTATTGTTGTAGATTGTGTCATTTCCTTTACCCCTCCATATGTGTTGCAGCTGTTCGCGCTGCAGAGTGTTGAATCGAATCGTCTTTACTTTCCAAATGCCGAACCCAGATGGTCAGAATCACAGCTGCCGTCACCATCAGGCCGCCGGTCCATGTCGTATGAATCAATCCCAGATGATCCACTACCAGTCCACCCAGATAGGCACCCAGCGCAATACCGGCATTAAAGGCTGCAATATTGAGCGCTGACGCCACATCGACAGCCTGCGGCACATACCGCTCTGCCAGCGTAACCACATACACCTGCAGACCGGATACATTCATAAAGGCAAACAGCCCCATCAGCAGCACCGTGATCAGCCCGAGCA
It encodes the following:
- a CDS encoding pyroglutamyl-peptidase I; translation: MMKILVSGFEPFGGHTINPTEYLLEVIADHNWSDLTLELRTLLLPVHYDECVELLIQAVEEFQPDAVIACGLAEGRTAVSLERIAVNIKSVEPSASYADNRNARPQDVPIHEGGPDGLFATLPIRRITERLVENGIPAEISNTAGTFICNNTMYGILDYVQQQRPGVLAGFVHFPASTEMALHKPSLPSLPISLMSRALQLIIRTTVEQLQTDSASV
- a CDS encoding glutathione peroxidase, whose translation is MSVYDYSAATIDKQEKSLADYQGKVLLIVNTASGCGLTPQYEGLQKLYDTYKDSGFEVLGFPCNQFMGQEPGTEEEIKDFCQVNYSVSFPLFSKVDVKGDNAHPLYRHLVEAAPEPSRTGDIEWNFAKFLVDGSGNVVKQYPSRLDPAEIEADIQKVLAGESIS
- a CDS encoding rhodanese-like domain-containing protein; protein product: MALTFTDMVTQARNNVPGVTSQEAREKINSNPNTLVIDVQDAADAGACGLIPSGVNISLGMLPIRADLGVPAELRDERLSDRNRPVLVTCGAGGQAALGAYALKLMGFTDVAYIDGGTAAWKQAGFDVEEA
- a CDS encoding aldo/keto reductase — translated: MTQSTTIPAAIQDKVQLHNGVSMPWLGLGVFKVEEGEALVQAIRSAVKHGYRSIDTAAIYANESSVGQAIKEVIEEGLVTRDELFITSKVWNADLGYEETLAAYEASLDKLGLKQLDLYLIHWPVAGKYKEAWRALETLYKQGRVRAIGVSNFQIHHLEDLMQDAEIKPVINQVELHPKLTQIELQQFCALHGIQLESWSPLMQGQLLDHPVLQNIAGAHGRSIAQIILRWNLQRGIVTIPKSITESRIIENGTIFDFSLSAQEMEQISAINENVRVGPDPDHIDF